The following coding sequences are from one Chloroflexota bacterium window:
- a CDS encoding MFS transporter, with protein MDSSSSNSRAQRSPLAFIFVTVFVDLLGYGIMIPLLPYFVQEQHAGAFFAGALGSVYALMQLVSGPILGELSDRHGRRPVLLVCLLGTATAFLLLGLANSLALIFLAVALDGITGGNLTTAYAYIADITTPENRARGMGLVGAAFGLGLMLGPALGGLLSAFGLSVPAFVACAIALANVIFGWRVLPESLLPEKRKTTSEHRALNWVAQLRGVIALPTLRALLLAMFLLNLAFAGLQTNFPLFSQARFGWDSTRNGFFFAFVGVCAVLIQGVLFGKIQPVFGEKRRVIGGLGLMMASLAAIAVAPQDWMVYPIVALGALGSGTSIPSLTSLVSQRVDAREQGRLMGGTQAILSLAMIVGPTIAGASFDAIAITAPYWLGSVFAASALVIASRALKT; from the coding sequence ATGGATTCGTCATCCTCGAATTCGCGCGCGCAACGGTCGCCGCTCGCGTTCATCTTTGTCACGGTTTTCGTGGATCTGCTCGGCTATGGAATAATGATTCCGCTATTGCCGTACTTTGTACAGGAGCAACACGCGGGCGCGTTCTTTGCCGGTGCTCTTGGCTCAGTGTACGCGTTGATGCAACTCGTCAGCGGACCAATTCTCGGCGAGTTGTCCGACCGGCACGGACGCCGACCGGTTTTGCTCGTCTGTTTGCTTGGCACCGCGACGGCGTTCCTGTTGCTCGGCTTGGCGAATTCGCTCGCGCTCATTTTTCTCGCGGTCGCGCTCGACGGCATCACCGGCGGGAATCTCACGACCGCGTACGCGTACATCGCCGACATCACCACGCCGGAAAATCGCGCGCGCGGGATGGGCTTGGTCGGCGCGGCGTTTGGCTTGGGGTTGATGCTCGGTCCCGCGCTCGGAGGATTGTTGAGCGCGTTCGGATTGAGCGTGCCCGCGTTCGTCGCGTGCGCGATTGCGCTGGCGAATGTGATCTTTGGCTGGCGCGTTCTCCCGGAATCATTGCTACCGGAAAAACGCAAAACCACGTCCGAACACCGCGCACTAAACTGGGTCGCGCAACTGCGCGGCGTCATCGCACTACCAACGCTCCGCGCGTTGTTGCTCGCGATGTTTTTGCTCAACCTCGCGTTCGCCGGACTGCAAACAAATTTTCCCTTGTTCAGTCAAGCCCGCTTTGGCTGGGACAGCACGCGCAACGGATTTTTCTTTGCGTTCGTCGGCGTCTGCGCGGTGCTGATTCAGGGAGTCTTGTTCGGCAAGATTCAACCGGTCTTTGGGGAAAAGCGACGCGTCATCGGAGGGCTGGGTTTGATGATGGCAAGTCTTGCCGCGATTGCGGTCGCGCCGCAAGACTGGATGGTGTATCCGATCGTTGCGCTCGGCGCGTTGGGGAGCGGCACGAGCATTCCATCGCTGACGAGTCTCGTGTCGCAACGGGTTGACGCCCGCGAGCAAGGTCGCCTGATGGGTGGCACGCAAGCGATCCTCAGTCTCGCGATGATCGTCGGTCCAACCATCGCCGGCGCGTCGTTCGATGCGATCGCGATCACCGCGCCGTACTGGCTCGGCAGTGTGTTCGCCGCGTCCGCACTCGTCATTGCGTCGCGCGCGCTAAAAACGTAG
- a CDS encoding 1-acyl-sn-glycerol-3-phosphate acyltransferase — protein MATQTLALPIQNQIDALTRINLDDMLDNFGLGKLAHGRRVIERVMWGPAQMLARQVVRLDERVGAAGVQVAGRELLEQYIRRLEVVGAENIPTTGGVLFASNHPGMVDTLAFFTSTRRADVRLVSNDRPFLRALPNIAAHLIFVHDDPTKRMMVARQVTRALQNGDAVFICPAGEIEPDPAVMPGARESLARWSDSLGLFVRAAPNAVVVPTVISGVIHYGALTNPLTRVRRAQKDRARVAATIQAALHAVGYLRRTMVARIEFGAPLPARELATRGDAAAITRAIIHAVEPMIERARRTSD, from the coding sequence ATGGCGACGCAAACACTCGCATTGCCAATCCAAAACCAAATTGACGCGCTGACCCGTATCAATCTCGACGACATGCTCGATAATTTTGGGCTGGGCAAACTCGCGCATGGACGTCGCGTCATCGAGCGCGTCATGTGGGGACCCGCGCAAATGCTCGCGCGCCAGGTTGTGCGGCTCGATGAGCGCGTCGGCGCGGCGGGCGTTCAGGTCGCCGGACGCGAATTGCTGGAGCAGTACATTCGGCGGCTGGAGGTTGTCGGCGCGGAAAACATTCCGACGACCGGCGGTGTGTTGTTCGCGTCGAATCACCCGGGGATGGTGGACACGCTCGCGTTTTTCACGAGCACGCGCCGCGCGGACGTGCGACTTGTCTCGAATGATCGTCCCTTTTTGCGCGCGCTGCCGAACATCGCGGCGCATTTGATTTTCGTGCACGATGATCCGACCAAACGCATGATGGTGGCGCGCCAGGTGACGCGCGCGTTGCAAAACGGCGACGCGGTGTTCATCTGCCCGGCGGGTGAGATCGAACCCGACCCTGCTGTGATGCCCGGCGCACGCGAATCGCTCGCGCGGTGGTCGGACAGTCTGGGGCTGTTCGTGCGCGCCGCGCCGAACGCCGTCGTCGTGCCGACGGTGATTAGCGGCGTGATTCATTACGGCGCGTTGACTAATCCACTGACGCGCGTGCGCCGCGCGCAAAAAGATCGCGCGCGCGTTGCCGCGACGATTCAAGCCGCGTTGCACGCGGTTGGTTACTTGCGGCGCACGATGGTCGCGCGTATCGAGTTCGGCGCGCCGTTGCCCGCGCGCGAATTGGCGACGCGCGGCGACGCCGCCGCGATCACGCGCGCGATCATCCACGCGGTCGAACCGATGATCGAACGCGCGCGGCGCACATCTGATTGA
- the ribA gene encoding GTP cyclohydrolase II produces the protein MADYQIKMMECARIPTEFGEFRLCLYENNQDRKEHLALVMGNVRDQDNVLARIHSECFTGDVLGSLRCDCGEQLARAMQLIAAQGTGVVVYLRQEGRGIGLLSKLRAYNLQDAGYDTVDANLKLGHDVDERDYTPASLILRDLGVRSVRLITNNPRKLDALDRLGVQITARVPIQPTVHSQNRGYLDTKARRMNHLLDLALKPNGNNGDKPNGNHA, from the coding sequence ATGGCTGACTATCAAATCAAGATGATGGAGTGCGCGCGCATTCCCACCGAGTTCGGCGAATTTCGTTTATGCCTGTACGAAAACAATCAAGATCGCAAAGAGCATCTTGCGCTGGTCATGGGCAACGTGCGCGATCAAGATAATGTGCTCGCGCGCATTCACTCCGAATGTTTCACCGGCGACGTGCTGGGTTCGTTGCGGTGCGATTGCGGCGAGCAACTTGCGCGCGCGATGCAATTGATCGCGGCGCAAGGGACGGGCGTCGTCGTGTATCTGCGGCAAGAAGGACGCGGCATTGGGTTGTTGAGCAAACTGCGCGCGTACAACTTGCAGGATGCAGGGTACGACACCGTGGACGCGAATCTCAAACTGGGTCACGATGTGGACGAACGCGATTACACGCCCGCCAGTTTGATTCTGCGCGATCTGGGTGTGCGGTCGGTACGACTTATCACGAACAATCCCCGGAAACTCGACGCGCTCGACCGGCTGGGTGTGCAAATTACCGCGCGTGTGCCGATTCAACCGACGGTACATTCGCAGAATCGCGGTTACCTCGATACCAAGGCGCGGCGAATGAATCATCTCCTCGATCTCGCGCTGAAACCTAACGGCAACAATGGCGACAAGCCAAACGGCAATCACGCGTAG
- a CDS encoding dihydrofolate reductase family protein: MNAPTRPFVTLSFAQSLDGSIAAEPGKPLRLSCPEAMTRTHELRASHDAILVGIGTVLADDPQLTVRLAPGKSPRPIILDSTLRCPTRARCVDATRRTIIATTDAASREREHALVAAGAVVWRFSGARVNLDALLARLNDEGIASLMVEGGARVIASFLRARLVDRVVITIAPVLVGGVRAVPELIAHGELFPRLRDAEMQQVGTDWIVSGTVEWN, translated from the coding sequence TTGAACGCCCCTACGCGACCGTTTGTCACATTGTCGTTCGCGCAAAGTCTCGATGGAAGCATCGCCGCCGAGCCGGGCAAGCCGCTCCGTTTGAGTTGTCCCGAAGCGATGACCCGGACGCACGAATTGCGCGCATCGCACGACGCGATTCTGGTCGGCATTGGCACGGTACTCGCCGACGATCCACAACTCACCGTGCGACTCGCGCCCGGTAAATCTCCGCGACCGATCATCCTCGATTCGACGCTCCGTTGCCCAACGCGCGCGCGCTGTGTGGACGCGACGCGCCGCACGATCATCGCGACGACGGATGCCGCGTCGCGCGAACGCGAACACGCACTCGTTGCAGCCGGCGCGGTCGTGTGGCGATTTTCCGGCGCGCGCGTAAACTTGGACGCGTTGCTCGCGCGTCTAAACGACGAAGGCATCGCGTCGTTGATGGTCGAGGGTGGCGCGCGCGTGATCGCGAGTTTTCTGCGCGCGCGTTTGGTGGATCGCGTCGTCATCACGATTGCGCCGGTGTTGGTCGGCGGAGTGCGCGCCGTGCCGGAATTGATCGCGCACGGCGAATTATTTCCGCGTCTGCGCGATGCCGAGATGCAACAAGTGGGTACGGATTGGATCGTGTCAGGAACTGTCGAATGGAATTGA
- a CDS encoding zinc-binding alcohol dehydrogenase translates to MQRQAVWFESPFHIAVRDEPMPALAPDQVLVETIVSAISAGTELLFYRGLVPEDLQMDTAIAVLAGEVHYPLQYGYACVGRVSEVGAEVPREWLGRVVIAFQPHASHFVARLDQVMRVPDGIVPEHAAFLPNVETAVNLVMDGAPIIGERVAVVGQGIVGLLTTALLARLPLARLVTFDQFALRRERSRAMGAYESFEPAPRAQDMDLTYELSGNPAALDLALTVTGFAGRIVIGSWYGHKRAAIDLGGRFHRSRIRILSSQVSTLAPEFSARWDKVRRLQVAWTMLAQLPLAQLVTHHFPVRDAARAYALLDQEPERALQVLLTYS, encoded by the coding sequence ATGCAACGTCAAGCTGTGTGGTTTGAATCACCGTTTCACATCGCGGTGCGCGACGAGCCGATGCCGGCTCTCGCGCCCGACCAGGTGTTGGTTGAGACCATCGTCTCGGCAATCAGCGCGGGCACCGAGTTGTTGTTTTATCGCGGACTCGTGCCGGAGGATTTGCAGATGGACACGGCGATTGCGGTGCTGGCGGGCGAGGTGCATTATCCGTTGCAGTACGGCTACGCGTGTGTCGGTCGGGTGAGCGAAGTCGGCGCGGAGGTGCCGCGCGAGTGGCTGGGTCGCGTCGTCATTGCGTTTCAACCGCACGCCAGTCATTTTGTCGCGCGGCTCGATCAAGTGATGCGCGTGCCGGATGGCATCGTGCCGGAGCACGCGGCGTTTTTGCCGAATGTCGAGACGGCGGTGAATCTCGTGATGGATGGCGCGCCGATCATCGGCGAGCGCGTTGCAGTCGTGGGGCAAGGCATCGTCGGTTTGCTGACGACGGCGCTCCTCGCGCGTTTGCCGCTGGCGCGACTCGTGACGTTCGATCAATTCGCGTTGCGGCGCGAACGTTCGCGCGCGATGGGCGCGTACGAATCGTTCGAACCCGCGCCGCGCGCCCAGGATATGGATTTGACGTACGAGTTGTCCGGAAATCCGGCGGCGCTCGATCTCGCGCTCACGGTGACCGGGTTTGCCGGACGCATCGTCATCGGTTCGTGGTACGGGCACAAACGCGCGGCGATTGATCTCGGCGGACGTTTTCATCGCAGTCGGATTCGCATTCTTAGTAGCCAGGTGAGTACGCTTGCGCCGGAATTTTCCGCGCGCTGGGACAAGGTGCGGCGACTCCAGGTCGCGTGGACGATGCTCGCGCAATTGCCGTTGGCGCAACTCGTCACGCATCATTTCCCAGTGCGCGATGCCGCGCGCGCGTACGCGCTACTCGACCAGGAACCGGAGCGCGCGTTGCAAGTGTTGTTGACGTACTCATAA
- the cofE gene encoding coenzyme F420-0:L-glutamate ligase produces MTQLTLTALPNIPLIQRGDDLAAIILRGLDDAHLALADGDVLVLAQKIVSKSEGRMVRLRDVTPSPRALELAQQTGKDARFCEVVLWDTREIVRVRHELIIVETHQGWVCANAGIDRSNVAPRDDDEWVLRLPEDADRSAGKLRARLQALTGHALGIVINDTHGRAWRNGAVGIAIGVAGLPALEDMRGQSDLFGYQLHSTIVGLADQIASAASLVQGQADEGRPIVHARGIPRSEHVSPARTIVRAKEHDLFR; encoded by the coding sequence ATGACTCAACTGACACTCACGGCTCTCCCGAACATTCCGCTGATTCAGCGCGGCGATGACCTCGCCGCGATTATTTTGCGCGGGCTGGACGACGCGCACCTCGCGCTCGCCGACGGCGATGTGCTCGTGCTCGCGCAAAAAATCGTCAGCAAATCGGAAGGGCGCATGGTGCGTTTGCGCGATGTGACACCTTCGCCGCGCGCGCTCGAACTCGCGCAACAGACCGGCAAGGACGCGCGCTTTTGCGAGGTCGTATTGTGGGACACGCGCGAAATCGTGCGCGTGCGGCACGAACTCATCATCGTCGAAACACACCAGGGCTGGGTCTGCGCGAACGCGGGAATTGATCGTTCGAATGTCGCGCCGCGCGATGACGATGAGTGGGTTTTGCGTTTGCCCGAAGACGCGGATCGCTCCGCCGGAAAATTGCGCGCGCGATTGCAGGCGCTCACCGGGCACGCGCTCGGCATCGTCATCAACGATACGCACGGACGCGCGTGGCGCAACGGCGCGGTCGGCATCGCGATTGGCGTCGCCGGTCTGCCCGCGCTCGAAGATATGCGCGGGCAATCTGATTTGTTCGGGTATCAACTTCACTCAACCATCGTTGGCTTGGCGGACCAAATCGCGTCCGCGGCATCGCTCGTGCAAGGTCAAGCCGACGAAGGTCGTCCGATCGTTCACGCGCGCGGCATCCCGCGCTCGGAACACGTCAGCCCCGCGCGTACGATAGTGCGCGCCAAGGAACACGATTTGTTTCGTTGA
- the npdG gene encoding NADPH-dependent F420 reductase, producing the protein MQPTTPSLAIIGGTGKEGNALATRFARAGVRVLIGSRDALKAQNAATELNQRINQTNVEGYSNRDAAARADVVLLSIPYSGMNPILQDLRDAAQNKIVINIASSLDPERKSRAKLPPAGSVTAEVQQFFGNATRVVCAFQNVSPEKLESIAEKIDTDVLVCGNDKDARATVIDLVRRIGIDAFDGGMLANASAVEAFTAILIAVNIKYKIKGAGIRLVGVPRG; encoded by the coding sequence ATGCAACCCACCACACCCTCTCTCGCGATTATCGGCGGCACCGGCAAGGAAGGCAACGCGCTTGCGACGCGTTTTGCGCGCGCCGGCGTGCGCGTCCTCATCGGCTCGCGCGACGCGCTGAAAGCGCAGAATGCGGCGACCGAACTCAACCAACGCATCAATCAAACGAACGTCGAAGGATATTCGAATCGCGATGCGGCAGCGCGCGCGGATGTCGTACTGCTTTCGATTCCGTACAGCGGCATGAATCCGATTCTACAAGATTTACGCGACGCGGCGCAGAACAAGATCGTCATCAACATCGCGTCGTCGCTCGACCCCGAACGCAAGAGCCGCGCGAAATTGCCGCCCGCCGGTTCGGTCACTGCCGAGGTGCAACAATTCTTTGGCAACGCGACCAGGGTCGTGTGTGCGTTCCAAAATGTTTCGCCGGAAAAACTCGAATCAATCGCCGAAAAAATTGACACCGACGTGCTCGTCTGCGGTAACGACAAGGACGCGCGCGCGACCGTGATTGACCTGGTTCGCCGCATCGGCATTGACGCGTTCGACGGCGGCATGCTCGCGAACGCGTCCGCGGTCGAAGCATTCACCGCGATCCTGATCGCGGTCAACATCAAATACAAAATCAAAGGCGCGGGCATTCGTCTCGTCGGCGTGCCGCGCGGCTGA
- a CDS encoding SUMF1/EgtB/PvdO family nonheme iron enzyme has protein sequence MPPKFFITHSWKDIDFARKLCDDLRANGLDGFFDAYSIKPGDLISKEISDGLEKCDVYVPILSHAALKSPWCDEEIHAALTLGKFPGRSGRPRIIPILVEDCQEAMPILLRTRLYIMFDGCYDDAFRELLIKGFGVALQTPTPKSQPPEVLALPSPKVVSLLRRIMSPAHSIIHPKAKKEMILVPAGEFVMGDDKGGKDEKPSHKVFLNAFYISRYPVTNAEYKKFVDATKHRIPRHWQNEEIPTGNENDPVVYVSWEDAVGYCKWAGVRLPTEAEWEKAASWDDAKKLKRVYPWGDEFDADKCNTSESKIGDTTPVGKYSPQGDSEYGVGDMAGNVWEWCADWYDGNYYKNSPAQNPQGPDSRSQRVLRGGSWNLSRDFARCAIRDHVNPHNRSYVIGFRVAESFPGVGSVS, from the coding sequence ATGCCTCCCAAATTCTTCATCACGCACTCGTGGAAAGACATTGATTTTGCGCGCAAGTTGTGCGACGATTTGCGCGCAAATGGGCTGGACGGATTTTTCGACGCGTACTCGATCAAGCCGGGCGATTTGATTTCAAAAGAAATTAGCGATGGCTTGGAAAAGTGCGACGTTTACGTACCGATTCTTTCGCACGCCGCGCTGAAATCGCCGTGGTGCGATGAAGAGATTCACGCCGCACTTACACTGGGAAAATTTCCCGGACGCAGTGGACGCCCGCGCATTATTCCGATTTTGGTTGAAGATTGCCAGGAGGCGATGCCAATTTTATTGCGGACGCGGCTCTACATCATGTTTGACGGATGTTACGATGACGCGTTCCGCGAATTGCTGATCAAAGGATTTGGCGTTGCACTTCAAACACCTACGCCCAAATCACAGCCGCCGGAAGTCTTGGCGCTACCCTCTCCGAAAGTTGTATCACTACTTCGGAGAATTATGAGCCCAGCGCATTCCATCATCCACCCAAAGGCCAAGAAAGAAATGATCCTGGTTCCCGCCGGTGAATTTGTGATGGGCGACGATAAAGGAGGCAAAGACGAAAAGCCGTCACACAAGGTTTTCCTGAACGCGTTCTATATTTCACGCTACCCAGTGACAAACGCTGAATACAAAAAATTTGTGGACGCCACGAAACACAGAATCCCACGTCATTGGCAGAACGAAGAGATTCCAACGGGCAACGAAAATGATCCGGTTGTCTATGTGAGTTGGGAAGACGCGGTGGGATATTGCAAATGGGCTGGCGTGCGCTTGCCAACCGAAGCGGAATGGGAAAAAGCCGCGAGCTGGGATGACGCGAAAAAATTGAAACGAGTTTATCCTTGGGGTGATGAGTTTGACGCGGATAAGTGCAACACATCCGAATCGAAAATTGGCGACACAACTCCAGTTGGCAAGTACTCACCTCAGGGTGACAGCGAGTACGGTGTGGGCGATATGGCAGGGAATGTTTGGGAATGGTGCGCGGATTGGTACGATGGAAACTATTACAAGAATTCTCCGGCACAAAATCCGCAAGGACCGGATTCTAGATCGCAACGTGTCCTTCGTGGCGGGTCATGGAACCTCAGTCGAGATTTCGCGCGTTGTGCGATCCGCGACCACGTCAATCCTCATAACCGTAGCTACGTTATCGGGTTTCGCGTTGCCGAGTCTTTCCCTGGGGTTGGTTCTGTCTCCTGA
- a CDS encoding type II toxin-antitoxin system mRNA interferase toxin, RelE/StbE family, protein MRNLVWGSSFKRALKRTLRRHPKWRERIADVLDDLAADAFTPQLETHKLKGELAGLWACTVEYDCRIVFEFVKHLQIGEEEILLIDIGTHDQVY, encoded by the coding sequence ATGAGAAACCTGGTCTGGGGTTCGTCATTCAAACGCGCGCTCAAGCGAACTTTGCGCCGCCATCCCAAGTGGCGCGAGCGGATTGCGGATGTGCTGGATGACCTCGCGGCTGACGCGTTCACCCCACAACTCGAAACGCACAAACTGAAAGGTGAACTGGCTGGCTTGTGGGCTTGTACCGTTGAGTACGATTGCCGTATTGTGTTCGAGTTTGTCAAGCATCTACAAATCGGCGAAGAAGAAATCTTGTTGATTGATATTGGTACGCACGATCAGGTTTATTGA
- a CDS encoding DUF2283 domain-containing protein produces MGERLSFYYDREADILYFSQGQPYPEQESQEMGDDMVVRLNPKTRNVEGITILNFSRRFTGTDILSIPITAQMQLART; encoded by the coding sequence ATGGGCGAGCGATTGAGTTTTTACTATGATCGTGAGGCGGATATTCTGTACTTTTCGCAAGGGCAACCCTATCCCGAACAAGAATCGCAAGAAATGGGCGATGACATGGTCGTGCGACTCAATCCCAAAACTCGGAATGTTGAAGGGATCACCATCCTGAATTTCTCGCGACGGTTTACCGGCACAGACATTCTATCTATTCCGATCACCGCACAAATGCAATTAGCCAGAACGTAA
- a CDS encoding response regulator transcription factor codes for MLVDDHEIVRAGLRMLLSTQDDIEIIAEVDNGRTAVERAKELKPDIILMDITLPDLDGFEATRQIKRALPNTAILALTMHESDEYFFKMMQAGASGYVPKKAAPTDLITAIRTVREGNVFLYPSLAKALVRDYMGRAAQGEDRASLDGLTDREQEVLRHIADGLTNQEIADRLTISVKTVERHRANIMAKLNLHSRTELVKYAIRKGLIEVEG; via the coding sequence ATGCTCGTGGACGATCACGAAATCGTGCGCGCGGGTCTGCGGATGTTGCTTTCGACCCAGGATGATATTGAGATTATCGCCGAAGTGGACAACGGACGCACCGCGGTCGAACGCGCCAAGGAACTGAAACCCGATATTATTTTGATGGACATTACGTTGCCCGACCTCGACGGCTTTGAGGCGACGCGGCAAATCAAACGCGCGCTGCCAAACACCGCGATTCTCGCGCTGACGATGCACGAGAGCGACGAGTATTTCTTCAAGATGATGCAAGCCGGCGCGTCCGGCTATGTGCCGAAAAAAGCCGCGCCCACCGATCTCATTACCGCGATTCGCACCGTGCGCGAAGGCAACGTGTTTCTGTACCCGTCGCTCGCCAAGGCGCTCGTGCGCGATTACATGGGACGCGCGGCGCAAGGCGAAGACCGCGCGTCGCTCGACGGCTTGACGGACCGCGAGCAAGAAGTATTGCGCCACATCGCGGACGGACTGACGAATCAGGAAATCGCGGACCGGTTGACGATCAGCGTGAAAACGGTCGAGCGGCATCGCGCGAACATCATGGCGAAACTCAACCTGCACAGCCGCACCGAGTTGGTCAAGTACGCGATTCGCAAGGGGTTGATCGAAGTCGAGGGATAG
- a CDS encoding GAF domain-containing sensor histidine kinase encodes MTELTAFFQANIILIYFFYGLAHFLTGFAVALEMGRRSELPLTRALPFLALFALTHAVNEWLEMLSKLAAAIPTFVQEPGWAEIVKLSLEGISFFALFLFAVQLLSAVLPERSRRFVALPLISLGIYAAGLQLLRIINGPAPFITRMELAGVWTSYMLGLPATTFAALALLMERRALVTQQMPQFGRDLVGAALALAWYGVLDQIIVPPTTLVPSNVINKEVFLHTVGVPVEVFRILAIGLFAFFMIRVLRVFEVEYARRLDEANRARFDAQEEAARELMVMFETCRVLGSSLDMDRLLDDSLAKIVTNLQPLISGMVYLVDPLQNTLVLRAQRTRDPKLTLTEPERRYLSDGVQRAFETGEVTYNPLSDSDIATIAVPLIAKEKTVGVLCLAHQRAFSNFAVIHTLARQIAIAIENSQLYLQVQERDVLRGELLERAVAAQEEERKRIARELHDETGQMLTALAVGLGAVEQTVATDPPKAERQVGELKNVTMRAIENLRQFVSDLRPSLLDDMGLVSAVRWYMQQFSERMNVPANFEVVGTKRRLPTQVETVLFRIAQEALNNVGRHARAKHANVKLAFGADKVTLVVDDDGVGFEVNQVMGKYPVRRAWGLLGVQERVELVGGKFTIESEPGCGTKLIVEIPVKMQG; translated from the coding sequence ATGACTGAGCTAACCGCGTTTTTTCAAGCGAACATCATCCTAATTTATTTTTTCTACGGGCTAGCGCACTTTTTGACCGGCTTTGCCGTCGCGCTCGAAATGGGTCGGCGGAGCGAACTACCCTTGACGCGCGCCTTGCCCTTCCTCGCGCTGTTCGCGTTGACGCACGCGGTCAACGAGTGGCTCGAAATGCTTTCGAAACTCGCGGCGGCGATTCCGACGTTCGTGCAGGAACCCGGCTGGGCGGAAATCGTCAAATTGAGTCTGGAAGGCATTTCCTTCTTTGCATTATTTCTGTTTGCCGTGCAATTGTTGAGCGCCGTCCTGCCCGAACGCTCGCGCCGGTTTGTCGCGCTGCCGCTCATCTCACTCGGCATCTACGCGGCGGGACTGCAACTGCTTCGCATCATCAACGGTCCCGCGCCGTTCATTACGCGCATGGAACTCGCCGGAGTGTGGACGAGTTACATGCTCGGTTTGCCCGCCACCACCTTTGCCGCGTTGGCGTTGTTGATGGAACGCCGCGCGCTCGTCACACAGCAGATGCCCCAGTTCGGACGCGACCTGGTTGGCGCGGCGCTCGCGCTCGCGTGGTACGGTGTGCTCGATCAAATCATCGTGCCTCCGACCACACTCGTTCCGTCGAACGTGATCAACAAAGAAGTGTTCCTGCACACGGTCGGCGTGCCGGTCGAAGTCTTTCGCATCCTCGCGATTGGCTTGTTCGCGTTCTTTATGATTCGCGTGCTGCGCGTGTTCGAGGTGGAGTACGCGCGGCGCTTGGACGAAGCGAATCGCGCGCGCTTTGACGCGCAAGAAGAAGCCGCGCGCGAATTGATGGTGATGTTCGAAACATGCCGCGTGCTCGGCTCGTCCTTGGACATGGATCGCTTGCTCGACGATTCGCTCGCCAAGATCGTGACGAATCTCCAGCCGCTCATATCGGGCATGGTCTACCTCGTTGATCCACTCCAGAACACGCTCGTCCTGCGCGCGCAACGCACACGCGATCCCAAGTTGACCTTGACCGAGCCGGAACGTCGGTATCTGAGCGATGGCGTGCAACGCGCGTTCGAAACCGGCGAAGTGACGTACAACCCCTTGTCCGATTCGGACATTGCGACGATTGCCGTGCCGCTCATCGCGAAAGAAAAAACGGTCGGCGTGTTGTGTCTCGCGCATCAACGCGCGTTCTCGAATTTTGCGGTGATTCACACGCTCGCGCGTCAAATCGCCATCGCGATCGAGAATTCGCAGTTGTACTTGCAGGTGCAAGAGCGCGATGTGTTGCGCGGTGAATTGCTCGAACGCGCGGTCGCGGCGCAAGAGGAAGAACGCAAACGCATCGCGCGCGAATTGCACGACGAGACCGGGCAGATGCTCACTGCGCTCGCGGTCGGCTTGGGCGCGGTCGAGCAAACCGTCGCGACCGATCCGCCGAAAGCGGAACGCCAGGTCGGCGAACTGAAAAATGTGACGATGCGCGCAATCGAAAACTTGCGCCAGTTCGTTTCCGATTTGCGTCCCTCGCTGCTCGACGATATGGGCTTGGTCTCGGCGGTGCGTTGGTACATGCAACAATTCTCCGAACGCATGAACGTGCCGGCAAACTTTGAAGTGGTTGGCACGAAACGCCGCTTGCCAACCCAGGTCGAGACGGTGTTGTTTCGCATCGCGCAAGAGGCGTTGAACAATGTCGGTCGCCACGCGCGCGCCAAACACGCGAACGTAAAACTCGCTTTCGGCGCGGACAAGGTCACGCTCGTCGTGGACGACGACGGCGTCGGGTTCGAAGTGAATCAGGTGATGGGCAAGTATCCGGTGCGCCGCGCGTGGGGCTTGCTCGGCGTGCAAGAGCGCGTCGAACTCGTCGGCGGCAAATTCACCATCGAGTCCGAGCCAGGATGTGGGACAAAACTGATCGTGGAAATTCCGGTGAAAATGCAAGGATGA